One genomic window of Desulfobacterales bacterium includes the following:
- the cooS gene encoding anaerobic carbon-monoxide dehydrogenase catalytic subunit, translating into MAEEKKAAEVKSEKASKKADPVKASIDIATQQMILRAQELGVETVFDRAESMKPCNIGIQGTCCKNCAMGPCRLPLPKSGIEGGDDRKGLCGATANTVAARNFARMVAAGTAAHSDHGRSVAEVFMSVATKETDDYKIKDPQKLLSIAPHFDVATTMEVDGKEVDRKIDEIALEVAEKALAEWGKPEGELRYLKRAPQPLYERWKKLGVLPRNIDREVVDIMHRTHMGVDQDYKNIVKQCTRTSLADGWGGAMMATDLQDVMFGTPYPLQSEANLGIMKQDHVNIIIHGHEPILSEMIVAAAQSKEMVDYAKTKGAKGIQLGGICCTGNEILQRHGVPPAGTFLQQELAIVTGACEAMVVDVQCVFQNLANVAKCFHTKLITTHPMAKMEQENVIHIEFDEHHAMEDAKRIVKMAVDNLQNRKAEVMIPRQKATQIAGFGVESIEYHLGGMFRGSYYTLNDNIINGRIRGIAGVVGCNNARTTHNNTHITLIKELIKNDVIVLTTGCAGIACGMHGLLTPETAPVYCGPGLAEVCETVGIPPVLHMGSCVDNTRILLAATEVVKAGGLGKDICDLPAAGSAPEWMSEKAIAIGQYFVSSGVYTVFGVHMPITGAPEFQDYLFKDLEKIYGGMWDCEADPIKHAHKMIAHIDKKRKALGIDKARERVLMDMADRQKLEAM; encoded by the coding sequence ATGGCAGAAGAAAAAAAAGCAGCGGAAGTTAAATCGGAAAAGGCCTCAAAAAAGGCCGATCCCGTCAAGGCTTCCATCGATATCGCAACCCAGCAGATGATCCTGCGCGCCCAGGAACTGGGCGTTGAAACCGTATTTGACAGGGCCGAGAGCATGAAGCCCTGTAACATAGGCATCCAGGGCACCTGTTGTAAAAACTGCGCCATGGGGCCTTGCCGTCTCCCGCTTCCCAAATCGGGGATCGAAGGGGGCGACGATCGCAAAGGACTGTGCGGCGCCACCGCCAATACCGTTGCGGCCCGGAACTTTGCCCGGATGGTGGCAGCCGGAACGGCAGCCCATTCGGACCACGGCCGCAGTGTGGCCGAAGTTTTCATGTCGGTGGCAACCAAAGAAACCGACGATTATAAAATAAAGGATCCCCAGAAACTGCTGTCGATTGCGCCTCATTTTGACGTGGCAACGACAATGGAAGTCGACGGTAAAGAGGTGGATCGTAAGATTGACGAAATCGCCCTTGAAGTTGCTGAAAAAGCATTGGCGGAGTGGGGCAAGCCGGAAGGCGAACTGCGCTACCTGAAACGGGCGCCCCAGCCACTTTACGAAAGATGGAAAAAGCTGGGTGTACTCCCACGCAATATCGACAGGGAAGTGGTCGATATCATGCATCGCACCCACATGGGCGTCGATCAAGACTATAAAAATATTGTGAAGCAATGCACCCGAACATCATTGGCCGATGGATGGGGTGGTGCGATGATGGCAACCGATCTGCAGGATGTCATGTTCGGCACACCCTATCCCCTGCAGTCCGAAGCCAACCTCGGCATCATGAAGCAGGATCATGTCAATATCATCATCCACGGCCATGAGCCGATTCTTTCCGAGATGATCGTGGCCGCGGCCCAGTCCAAAGAGATGGTGGACTATGCCAAGACAAAAGGCGCCAAAGGCATACAGCTGGGCGGCATCTGCTGCACCGGCAATGAAATCCTGCAGCGCCACGGCGTACCGCCGGCCGGCACCTTCCTGCAGCAGGAGCTGGCCATCGTTACCGGCGCCTGTGAAGCCATGGTGGTGGACGTCCAGTGTGTATTCCAGAACCTGGCCAATGTGGCCAAGTGCTTCCATACCAAGCTGATTACTACCCATCCCATGGCAAAGATGGAGCAGGAAAATGTGATCCACATCGAATTCGATGAGCATCATGCCATGGAAGATGCCAAGCGCATCGTCAAAATGGCCGTCGACAACCTCCAGAACCGCAAAGCGGAAGTAATGATTCCGCGCCAGAAAGCCACCCAGATTGCCGGGTTCGGCGTTGAATCGATTGAATATCACCTGGGCGGCATGTTCCGGGGCAGTTACTATACCCTCAACGACAACATCATCAACGGCCGCATCCGGGGCATCGCCGGGGTGGTGGGGTGCAACAACGCCCGGACGACCCACAATAATACGCACATCACGCTGATAAAGGAACTGATTAAAAATGACGTGATTGTCCTGACTACCGGTTGCGCCGGCATCGCCTGCGGCATGCACGGCCTCTTGACGCCGGAAACGGCGCCGGTCTACTGCGGGCCCGGGTTGGCAGAAGTGTGTGAAACCGTCGGGATTCCGCCGGTCCTTCATATGGGCTCGTGTGTGGATAACACCCGCATTTTACTGGCAGCCACCGAAGTCGTCAAAGCCGGCGGACTCGGCAAAGACATCTGCGATCTACCGGCGGCCGGCAGCGCTCCGGAATGGATGAGTGAAAAGGCGATCGCAATTGGTCAATATTTTGTGTCTTCGGGGGTCTATACCGTTTTTGGCGTTCATATGCCCATTACCGGCGCGCCTGAGTTTCAGGATTACCTGTTCAAGGATCTTGAAAAAATCTACGGCGGCATGTGGGACTGCGAGGCAGACCCCATCAAACATGCCCATAAGATGATTGCCCATATCGACAAGAAGCGAAAAGCGCTGGGCATTGACAAGGCCCGTGAGCGCGTCCTGATGGATATGGCCGATCGCCAGAAGCTGGAAGCCATGTAA
- the acsB gene encoding acetyl-CoA decarbonylase/synthase complex subunit alpha/beta: MSKLVAFAAIQGGYNIVSKVQGEYKKALATYNADTKVGFPNTAYFLPVIYSLLGIKVETLEDMKKPLDFARGLLPPHVKNVNHLPYLGPLLDAGMATLFAFEIREALRYLNEPDFYLHSEDPDIEAGKIWLGAADDTVFRKRGVEFVDGSAPGFAAIVGAAPDPEIAKMIVEDYQKRSLYIFLAAGHNDTSVAQQLIEAGVQIGWNTRIVPFGPYISSAIFALGFANRAAMAFGGVQPGDYKKMLMYNKNRIFAFVNALGEVGTEWGAAAAGCVNWGFPTLADTDIPEILPTGICTYEHVVANVPHEEIVQRSVEVRGLKVTVSTIDIPCAFGPAYEGERVRGADLLCQMGGGKTPCTELVKMADMNEIEDGKVEVIGDDLDKVKAGDNIPLGIYVQIAGREFQADFEPILERQIHHLINYIQGVMHIGQRDIAWIRVSKGAVEKGFRLKDIGTVLHAKFHQDFQKIVDKVQVTLYTKKADVEKLTKRAREEYKMRDERVEKMTDEAVETYYSCTLCQSFAPSHVCTVSPERTGLCGAYNWMDCKASFEINPTGPNQPIQKGECLDPVLGQWKGVNEFVYKASRGAVTHYNFYSMVKDPMTTCGCCECIAAMLPGCNGVMTVNREYMGETPCGMKFTTLAGVMGGGASSPGFVGHSKFNITQGKFIVGDGGLLRMVWMPKMLKEEIKERIEKRGADMGVPNLYEMIADETVGTTEEEIMAYLKEKGHPALSMDPIIS; encoded by the coding sequence ATGTCTAAATTAGTCGCGTTTGCAGCCATTCAAGGTGGCTATAATATCGTATCAAAGGTTCAAGGCGAATACAAAAAAGCGCTGGCGACCTATAATGCGGATACCAAGGTCGGATTTCCCAACACGGCCTATTTTCTGCCGGTTATCTACTCACTGCTCGGCATCAAGGTTGAAACCCTTGAGGACATGAAAAAACCGCTCGATTTTGCCCGGGGGCTCTTGCCCCCCCATGTAAAGAATGTCAACCATCTGCCCTATCTCGGGCCCCTGCTGGACGCCGGCATGGCGACCCTGTTTGCCTTTGAAATTCGCGAGGCCCTGCGGTATCTGAATGAACCGGATTTCTACCTGCATTCGGAAGACCCGGATATCGAGGCCGGTAAAATCTGGCTGGGGGCCGCCGACGACACCGTTTTCAGAAAAAGAGGCGTTGAATTCGTGGACGGTTCGGCCCCCGGGTTTGCGGCCATTGTCGGCGCAGCCCCGGATCCGGAAATCGCCAAAATGATTGTGGAGGATTACCAGAAGCGCAGCCTTTATATTTTCCTGGCGGCCGGCCACAATGACACCAGCGTGGCCCAGCAGCTGATCGAGGCCGGTGTTCAGATCGGCTGGAATACCCGCATCGTACCGTTCGGGCCGTATATTTCTTCGGCCATCTTTGCCCTCGGGTTCGCCAACCGGGCGGCCATGGCCTTCGGCGGGGTTCAGCCGGGCGACTACAAAAAGATGCTCATGTACAACAAGAACCGGATTTTTGCATTCGTCAACGCCCTGGGCGAAGTCGGCACCGAATGGGGTGCGGCTGCGGCCGGATGCGTCAACTGGGGTTTTCCGACCCTGGCGGACACCGATATTCCTGAAATTCTGCCCACCGGCATCTGCACCTATGAACACGTGGTGGCCAATGTTCCCCATGAGGAAATCGTGCAGCGGTCGGTTGAAGTCAGAGGGCTCAAGGTCACGGTTTCCACCATCGACATCCCCTGCGCCTTTGGCCCGGCCTATGAGGGCGAGCGCGTGCGGGGGGCCGACCTGTTATGCCAGATGGGCGGCGGAAAGACCCCCTGCACCGAGCTGGTCAAGATGGCTGATATGAACGAGATTGAAGACGGCAAGGTCGAGGTCATCGGCGACGATCTCGACAAGGTAAAGGCCGGCGACAACATACCCCTGGGCATCTATGTACAGATCGCCGGACGTGAGTTCCAGGCGGATTTCGAGCCGATCCTGGAGCGCCAGATCCATCACCTGATCAACTACATCCAGGGCGTCATGCATATCGGCCAGCGGGATATCGCCTGGATCCGCGTCAGCAAGGGCGCCGTTGAGAAGGGCTTTAGGCTCAAGGATATCGGCACGGTCCTGCATGCCAAATTCCACCAGGATTTCCAGAAGATCGTGGACAAGGTCCAGGTGACCCTCTATACCAAAAAGGCCGATGTCGAGAAACTGACGAAACGGGCCCGCGAAGAATATAAGATGCGGGATGAGCGGGTGGAAAAGATGACGGACGAGGCCGTAGAGACCTATTATTCCTGTACGCTGTGCCAGTCCTTTGCACCCAGTCATGTCTGTACGGTCAGCCCGGAGCGAACCGGCCTTTGCGGCGCCTATAACTGGATGGACTGCAAGGCTTCCTTTGAGATCAACCCCACCGGACCGAACCAGCCCATTCAGAAGGGGGAATGCCTGGACCCGGTTCTGGGACAGTGGAAAGGCGTCAACGAGTTTGTCTATAAGGCCTCCCGGGGCGCCGTCACCCATTACAACTTTTACTCCATGGTAAAAGACCCCATGACCACCTGCGGCTGCTGCGAGTGCATCGCGGCCATGCTGCCGGGCTGTAACGGCGTGATGACGGTCAACCGGGAATATATGGGCGAAACCCCCTGCGGTATGAAATTCACCACCCTGGCCGGCGTAATGGGCGGCGGGGCGTCTTCGCCCGGCTTTGTCGGCCATTCCAAGTTCAATATCACCCAGGGCAAGTTCATCGTCGGCGACGGCGGACTCCTGCGGATGGTCTGGATGCCCAAGATGCTCAAGGAAGAGATTAAGGAAAGAATTGAGAAGCGCGGCGCGGACATGGGGGTTCCCAATTTGTATGAGATGATTGCCGATGAAACGGTCGGGACCACCGAGGAAGAGATTATGGCTTACCTCAAGGAAAAAGGGCATCCGGCCCTTTCAATGGACCCGATCATTTCCTGA
- the acsC gene encoding acetyl-CoA decarbonylase/synthase complex subunit gamma yields the protein MALTGIQIFKLLPKTNCKECGVPTCLAFAMNLASGKAELDSCPYVSDEAREQLAEASAPPIRPVAVGKGVRAFTTGGETVLYRHEKTFYNKTAIGAMIASDLPTEELKSKLKIWNAFQFERVGLNLRPELVALKDVGGDKAAFAEKAKLIAETSEFNLVLMSDNMDVLKAGIEAAKFKRPLLYAATADNMDACGALAKENDLPIVARADSVEGLIALTTKLTEMGLKDIVLDPGSREVKQAFEDQVSIRRAALKKGNRALGFPTITFPCEMAANSDMETVIAAMFIAKYGGTVILSDFSGESLFPLLLERLNIFTDPQRPMTVTEGIYEIGNPNENSPVLVTTNFALTYFIVSGEIEGSRVPSWLLIKDSEGLSVMTAWAAGKFSGDDVGAFVKKSGIADKVNHKELIIPGYAAAIAGDVEEELSGWKITVGPREAAHLPAFLKAR from the coding sequence ATGGCTTTAACCGGAATCCAAATATTTAAACTCCTGCCGAAAACCAACTGCAAGGAATGCGGTGTGCCCACCTGCCTGGCGTTTGCCATGAACCTGGCATCCGGCAAGGCCGAACTGGACAGCTGCCCGTACGTATCCGACGAGGCGCGCGAACAGCTGGCGGAAGCGTCGGCCCCGCCGATTCGTCCGGTCGCCGTGGGAAAAGGTGTCAGAGCCTTTACCACCGGCGGCGAAACCGTGCTCTACCGGCATGAGAAAACCTTTTATAACAAAACCGCCATCGGCGCCATGATCGCATCCGATCTGCCGACAGAGGAACTCAAATCCAAATTGAAAATTTGGAACGCGTTTCAATTTGAACGCGTGGGGCTCAACCTGCGGCCTGAACTGGTGGCATTAAAGGATGTCGGCGGGGACAAAGCGGCTTTTGCCGAAAAGGCGAAATTGATTGCGGAAACCTCCGAGTTCAACTTGGTATTGATGTCGGACAACATGGATGTCCTGAAGGCCGGCATCGAAGCGGCTAAATTCAAGCGACCGCTGCTGTACGCCGCCACCGCGGACAACATGGATGCCTGCGGCGCCCTGGCCAAAGAAAACGATCTGCCCATTGTCGCCAGGGCCGATTCGGTGGAAGGGCTGATCGCGCTGACCACCAAACTGACCGAGATGGGTCTTAAAGATATCGTGCTGGATCCGGGCTCCCGGGAGGTCAAGCAGGCCTTTGAGGACCAGGTAAGCATCCGGCGGGCGGCGCTGAAAAAAGGCAACCGCGCCCTGGGCTTTCCCACCATTACGTTTCCCTGTGAGATGGCCGCAAACAGCGATATGGAAACCGTGATTGCCGCCATGTTCATCGCCAAATACGGCGGCACCGTCATTCTTTCCGATTTCAGCGGCGAGAGTCTCTTTCCGCTTTTGCTGGAACGGCTCAACATTTTTACAGACCCCCAGCGCCCCATGACCGTGACCGAGGGCATCTACGAAATCGGCAACCCCAATGAGAATTCACCTGTACTGGTCACCACCAATTTTGCCCTGACCTATTTCATCGTTTCCGGTGAAATTGAAGGGAGCCGGGTTCCTTCCTGGCTTCTCATCAAGGATTCCGAAGGTCTGTCGGTCATGACGGCCTGGGCGGCCGGAAAATTTTCCGGCGATGATGTGGGCGCGTTTGTCAAAAAATCCGGGATCGCGGACAAGGTCAATCACAAGGAACTGATCATACCCGGTTATGCCGCTGCGATTGCCGGTGATGTTGAGGAGGAGCTGTCGGGCTGGAAGATCACGGTGGGCCCGCGGGAAGCAGCGCATCTTCCGGCATTTCTCAAGGCCAGATAA
- a CDS encoding dihydropteroate synthase: MLLIGESLNVISKTIGKAYKERDPKPIQAEALFQREKGMDYIDINLGPAKKDGHELMPWVVQTVQEVVDDVPLALDTSNIEAIAAALKVCKLPPLINSIMCRPERYEKMIPLAAESGADFIALMWGPEGLPRDENERAALSVELIYTANEAGIPNEKIWVDGIVTPVNIQQPQLISLMEFQAMLQDIAPGAKSTCGLSNISNGPPDHLRPILNQTYMVMLERKGMYSVIADPRDDGLIAIAKGKRPDVVELIHSVMDGNAPDMGGLTKEMQDYVKTVNVILGNSLYSDSWLEI; this comes from the coding sequence ATGTTACTCATTGGTGAAAGTTTAAACGTAATTTCAAAGACGATCGGAAAGGCTTACAAGGAGCGCGACCCCAAACCGATCCAGGCGGAGGCGCTTTTCCAGCGGGAAAAGGGCATGGATTATATCGACATCAACCTGGGTCCGGCCAAGAAAGACGGCCATGAACTGATGCCGTGGGTGGTTCAGACCGTTCAGGAAGTGGTGGATGATGTCCCCCTGGCGCTGGATACGTCCAATATCGAGGCCATCGCAGCGGCCCTGAAAGTCTGTAAGCTGCCGCCGCTGATTAATTCCATCATGTGCCGGCCGGAGCGCTATGAAAAGATGATTCCACTGGCGGCTGAGAGCGGCGCTGATTTTATCGCGCTGATGTGGGGGCCGGAAGGCCTTCCCCGGGACGAAAATGAACGGGCCGCCCTGAGCGTGGAATTAATCTATACGGCCAATGAAGCCGGAATCCCCAATGAGAAAATCTGGGTGGATGGGATCGTTACGCCGGTGAACATTCAGCAGCCCCAGCTCATCAGCCTGATGGAATTTCAGGCCATGCTCCAGGACATTGCGCCGGGGGCCAAAAGCACCTGCGGATTGTCCAACATCTCCAACGGACCGCCGGATCACCTGCGCCCCATTCTCAACCAGACCTACATGGTCATGCTGGAAAGAAAGGGAATGTACTCGGTCATCGCCGATCCGCGCGATGACGGCCTGATCGCCATTGCCAAGGGAAAGCGTCCGGACGTCGTGGAGCTGATTCATTCGGTCATGGACGGCAATGCACCCGATATGGGCGGCCTGACCAAGGAAATGCAGGATTATGTAAAAACGGTCAATGTTATCTTGGGCAATTCCCTGTATTCCGATTCCTGGCTGGAAATTTAA
- a CDS encoding MmgE/PrpD family protein — translation MSATDITGRLARYMVEARDRSLAPHVAQETKHRVLDTLAAMVSGAHLKPGEMAIRYARAQGGVAEATVVTTDIRTSAVNAALANAMFAHADETDDFHPAAKAHPGCSVVPAALAMAEREGRSGTELLNAVALGYDLCCRFLLALGADLVRKTHRSAEGTSSTMGSVGAAAALARLDEKGMRHALSYAAQQVSGIWSWVRDAEHVEKAFDFSGMGARNGVTAAIMSQMGFSGVWDVLDGEHNAFMALSADPKPAEMVAELGSRYYVTETAIKPFSVGYPIQAPLDAFLRLHREHGLSVDNVERIVVKLPEDGARIVNDRSMPDVNCQHIIAVALVSGTLSFEDSHSYERMADPKVRAAKARVELIADPKLMDPAAPRSGLVEVTLRDGRSVSHFTRHAPGTKENPMDTKSVNTKARRLMEPVLGAEQTEGVIRLVNSAEEMENVRELRPFLARDSH, via the coding sequence ATGTCTGCAACTGATATTACCGGGCGATTGGCGCGGTACATGGTAGAAGCGCGGGACCGAAGTCTCGCGCCGCACGTGGCACAGGAAACCAAACACCGCGTCCTGGACACCCTGGCCGCCATGGTGTCGGGCGCCCATCTCAAACCCGGAGAGATGGCGATCCGGTACGCACGCGCCCAGGGCGGGGTCGCGGAAGCGACCGTCGTCACCACCGATATCCGGACTTCCGCCGTAAACGCTGCGCTGGCCAATGCGATGTTTGCCCACGCCGACGAGACCGATGACTTTCACCCGGCCGCAAAAGCCCATCCCGGCTGCTCCGTCGTACCTGCGGCCCTTGCCATGGCCGAGCGCGAGGGCAGATCGGGTACGGAACTGCTAAACGCGGTGGCGCTGGGCTACGACCTCTGCTGCCGCTTTCTGCTGGCGCTCGGCGCGGACCTGGTGCGCAAGACGCACCGCAGCGCCGAAGGCACCAGCTCCACCATGGGCAGCGTGGGGGCGGCTGCCGCACTGGCCCGGCTGGATGAAAAGGGGATGCGCCACGCGCTTTCATACGCCGCCCAGCAGGTATCGGGCATATGGAGTTGGGTCCGGGATGCCGAGCATGTTGAAAAGGCTTTTGACTTCTCCGGCATGGGCGCCCGCAACGGCGTGACGGCCGCAATCATGTCGCAGATGGGATTCAGCGGCGTCTGGGACGTGCTGGATGGCGAACACAATGCGTTCATGGCGCTGTCCGCCGACCCGAAACCGGCGGAAATGGTTGCGGAACTGGGAAGCCGCTATTACGTAACCGAAACCGCCATAAAGCCTTTTTCAGTGGGCTATCCGATCCAGGCGCCGCTGGACGCCTTCCTCAGACTCCATCGCGAGCACGGACTGAGTGTAGACAATGTGGAGCGCATCGTCGTGAAACTGCCTGAGGACGGCGCCCGCATCGTCAATGACCGGTCCATGCCGGATGTCAACTGTCAGCACATCATTGCGGTCGCCCTGGTCAGCGGCACCCTTTCGTTCGAGGACAGCCATTCCTATGAACGCATGGCGGATCCGAAAGTGCGCGCCGCAAAGGCGCGCGTTGAGCTGATCGCCGACCCAAAGCTAATGGACCCCGCTGCGCCGCGAAGCGGCCTGGTGGAGGTGACGCTCCGGGACGGCCGCAGCGTCAGCCATTTTACTCGCCACGCCCCCGGCACCAAGGAAAATCCCATGGATACGAAAAGCGTGAACACAAAGGCGCGGCGCCTGATGGAGCCGGTCCTCGGCGCCGAACAGACAGAGGGCGTCATCCGGCTGGTGAACAGTGCGGAAGAAATGGAGAATGTGCGCGAGCTGCGGCCCTTCCTGGCGCGTGATAGTCACTAA
- a CDS encoding DUF3786 domain-containing protein: MARIDDYIAAKKIAVQKISAESFEAIARRTEFSVPEQHVFRVPFLDRVYTVHFPEFDFSDEQDGKKDVPIQEQILILHYMLAQDVPALTGNWVAYRDIPGAAFYFSAFVKRAVDPLKKTFGSNAAGLVRASVQLSGKAVEPGDAAFEFSLFPRVRLRLILWEGDPEFPPEANILFDETIGKIFLPEDIAWLAGMLVYRLIALSHR, from the coding sequence ATGGCGCGGATCGACGATTATATTGCCGCAAAAAAAATAGCGGTTCAGAAAATTTCAGCCGAATCATTTGAGGCGATCGCCCGGCGCACGGAGTTCAGCGTGCCGGAGCAGCATGTTTTCAGGGTTCCCTTTCTGGACCGTGTTTATACCGTTCATTTTCCTGAGTTTGATTTCAGCGATGAACAGGATGGGAAAAAGGATGTGCCGATTCAGGAACAGATTCTGATCCTGCATTATATGCTGGCCCAGGATGTGCCGGCGCTGACCGGAAACTGGGTGGCCTATCGCGACATCCCGGGTGCGGCGTTTTATTTCAGCGCGTTTGTCAAAAGGGCCGTGGACCCGCTCAAAAAAACATTCGGCAGCAATGCCGCCGGATTGGTGCGGGCCTCCGTGCAACTGAGCGGAAAAGCGGTTGAGCCCGGCGACGCTGCTTTTGAGTTCAGCCTGTTCCCGCGTGTTCGGCTGCGGCTGATTCTGTGGGAAGGCGACCCGGAATTTCCACCCGAGGCCAACATCCTTTTCGATGAAACCATCGGGAAAATATTTTTACCCGAAGATATCGCCTGGCTGGCGGGAATGTTGGTGTACCGCCTGATTGCGCTCTCTCATCGGTAA